The Juglans microcarpa x Juglans regia isolate MS1-56 chromosome 2S, Jm3101_v1.0, whole genome shotgun sequence genome has a window encoding:
- the LOC121253496 gene encoding uncharacterized mitochondrial protein AtMg00310-like — MGIKDRVWHKINNWKNQFLFPAGKEVLLKAVIQSIPTYHMSVFRLPKRLCKEISDIMTRFWWGYKNNEKKIQWASWEQMGCAKMVGGLGFRKLESYNTTLLAKQCWRLVTKPDYIAAMVLKAKYYKNSDVLSSKLGYGPSMIWRVYGNL; from the coding sequence ATGGGGATCAAGGACAGAGTTTGGCACAAGATTAACAATTGGAAAAATCAGTTCCTATTCCCTGCTGGCAAAGAAGTATTACTCAAAGCAGTTATTCAGTCCATACCTACATACCACATGAGTGTGTTTAGGTTGCCTAAGAGACTGTGTAAGGAAATATCTGATATTATGACCAGATTCTGGTGGGGTTATAAAAACAATGAGAAAAAGATTCAATGGGCCAGTTGGGAGCAGATGGGTTGTGCAAAGATGGTTGGGGGTCTTGGTTTTAGAAAGCTGGAAAGTTACAATACTACTCTTTTAGCAAAGCAGTGTTGGAGACTTGTCACTAAACCAGACTATATTGCTGCTATGGTGTTAAAGGCTAAGTATTACAAGAATTCTGATGTGCTGAGTTCTAAGCTGGGCTATGGACCTTCCATGATTTGGAGAGTATATGGGAATCTTTGA